The genomic region AAGTCACAAGCATGCAGGCCATTCCGGTGATGATGGATCGGGCGAAAGCCATTTTCGCATCGTGATCCGGGCGCAGGCCTTCGCCCCGATGACCCGCGTCGCCCGCCACCGCGCCGTGCAGCAGGCGCTGGGTGACCTCAACCAACGCATTCATGCCATAGCACTGGACATCGGCTAGGAAACCGTCGGCGGGCGGGCGCTCGGAAGCCTTCGGAACGCACAGCGGATGGAACCA from Tabrizicola piscis harbors:
- a CDS encoding BolA family protein: MAVKDDIETRLQAAFQPTTLEIHNESHKHAGHSGDDGSGESHFRIVIRAQAFAPMTRVARHRAVQQALGDLNQRIHAIALDIG